Proteins co-encoded in one Patescibacteria group bacterium genomic window:
- a CDS encoding methyltransferase domain-containing protein — translation MENSFSNGSKLLNAEGILEKAGIEEGMIVADLGCGANGYFCFPASHFVGDRGLVYAVDIRKTALDNIKSMVDFESVNNIKTVWANLEIYGLTKINSNFLDLGLLINVLFQSNQKFNILKETARLIKNKGKIVIVDWKKSNIALGPAVDLRVDKGDVQAIFHSLNIEQVDEFDAGKYHFGMIFQK, via the coding sequence ATGGAAAATTCATTTTCTAACGGAAGCAAATTATTAAATGCTGAAGGAATTTTGGAAAAAGCTGGGATTGAGGAGGGGATGATTGTTGCTGACTTAGGATGCGGGGCTAACGGTTATTTTTGTTTTCCAGCTTCTCATTTTGTTGGAGACAGAGGATTAGTTTACGCTGTTGATATTAGAAAAACAGCGCTTGACAACATAAAATCCATGGTTGATTTTGAAAGCGTTAATAATATAAAAACAGTTTGGGCAAACCTGGAAATATATGGATTAACAAAAATAAATTCTAACTTTCTCGATTTGGGCTTGCTGATTAATGTTTTGTTTCAGTCAAATCAAAAATTTAATATTTTGAAAGAGACTGCGCGTTTAATAAAAAATAAAGGGAAAATTGTTATTGTTGATTGGAAAAAAAGTAATATTGCGCTAGGTCCAGCAGTTGATTTAAGAGTAGATAAAGGCGATGTGCAAGCAATATTTCATAGTTTGAACATAGAGCAGGTTGATGAATTTGATGCCGGGAAATATCATTTTGGAATGATTTTTCAGAAATAG
- a CDS encoding putative peptidoglycan glycosyltransferase FtsW — protein MMSRKIHSPDYFFLLAIGILVFVGWGFLVSASSVVSLKNYNDSYFIAKQQITHGILPGIILFYLAFKIGFERLKKFAPVLMFLSLFLLVLVLIPSIGLSHGLSRSWIKLGSISFQPAEIMKLSFIIYLAIWFSRRKEKNIKDLHKGFFPFVFLTAIVLILIMLQPDLGTAIIIGLSAFSIYFLAGAKKSHLAWIVAGGIALSSIFLKFAPNYQKDRLLSFLNPQFDIQGISYHINQAFLAIGSGGWFGIGFGQSKQKFLYLPEVIGDSIFAIIAEEIGFLFLILFMSLFLFIIFRGFQIAKQSNDDFSRLVVLGIISWFAIQEFVNIGAMVGLLPLTGVTLPLVSYGGSSMAVFLASMGIIGDISRYTK, from the coding sequence ATGATGTCAAGAAAGATACATTCACCAGATTATTTTTTTCTTTTAGCTATAGGAATTTTAGTTTTTGTCGGCTGGGGTTTTTTAGTTTCAGCCAGTTCTGTTGTTTCTTTAAAAAATTATAATGACAGCTATTTTATAGCTAAACAGCAAATCACGCACGGAATTTTGCCTGGTATTATTTTGTTTTATCTTGCTTTTAAAATCGGTTTTGAAAGATTAAAGAAATTTGCCCCTGTTCTTATGTTTCTTTCTTTGTTTTTATTAGTTTTAGTTTTAATTCCATCAATCGGATTAAGCCATGGCTTATCAAGAAGTTGGATAAAGCTCGGAAGCATTTCTTTTCAGCCAGCTGAAATAATGAAGCTGTCTTTTATTATTTATCTGGCTATTTGGTTTTCAAGACGCAAAGAAAAAAATATAAAAGATCTTCATAAAGGGTTTTTTCCATTTGTTTTTTTAACAGCGATAGTTCTTATTTTAATTATGCTTCAGCCGGATTTAGGCACGGCAATAATAATCGGTCTTTCAGCTTTTTCTATTTATTTTTTAGCTGGAGCTAAAAAAAGCCATTTAGCTTGGATAGTCGCTGGCGGAATCGCGCTGTCTTCTATTTTTTTAAAATTCGCGCCAAATTATCAAAAAGACCGCTTGCTGTCATTTTTAAATCCGCAATTTGATATTCAAGGAATTAGTTATCATATTAACCAAGCTTTTTTAGCTATTGGATCTGGAGGCTGGTTTGGAATTGGATTTGGGCAATCAAAACAAAAATTTTTGTATTTGCCGGAAGTTATCGGTGATTCAATTTTTGCCATTATTGCCGAAGAAATAGGATTTCTATTTTTAATTCTGTTTATGTCTTTATTTTTGTTTATTATTTTTCGCGGTTTTCAGATTGCGAAACAATCCAATGATGATTTTTCTCGCTTAGTTGTTCTTGGGATAATAAGCTGGTTTGCGATTCAAGAATTTGTTAACATCGGCGCTATGGTCGGGCTGTTGCCATTAACAGGAGTTACTTTGCCGTTAGTCAGTTACGGCGGATCATCAATGGCTGTTTTTTTAGCGTCTATGGGGATTATTGGAGACATTAGCAGATACACGAAATAA